AAGCATCGGTGGTGCTGTTTTCGTTCATCACCTGGGGCGCATCTCGCACTTGGACATTTAGTTTTCAGCATTTTGGCGCATTACTGTACTCGGTCCTGGTCGATCGATTTATCTcgtcttctcatccttttttttcatgctTTTGACCTTGCAGCATATTTCCTAACTTTCACGGGGATATGACTGGAAATGAGTCATTCTCTGAAGATTGTCTCACTTTTGAAATATAGTCTGCGTCTCACGTAGCGCTATGATGCAACTACATTCCGCTCAATACTCAAGTCGTTCATTGAACATAGAAACGGTTATGTCGGGTTTAGAATGACGAATATTCAGGTACCTCGATGTTTCGAAGTATTGAGTCGCCGAAATAGGACCGAAAGGCCGAAAGGCCGAAAGTAATTCCATCAATCACGTCATCGGGTTGAGCCGAGGTCAATTGCCACTCTGCGGTTCCTACCACGGAACATGTTTACTGCCCGAGAATTCAGGCATGACAAGCTCTTATCTCCGGGCTGACAAAGCTATCGCCGTAGAACCCTATCGAATCTTATCTCAGCGCATGTCATTAAAGGCTCGcatggatgagatgatcaagaaggaaCTCACAGTGTCTCTTATGCATCACCACACATCCCTCAGTCTCTCCCCGTGAGAAGAACAAGCTCCGTAATTTATAAGCCTCCCTCATACTATCGGAGCAGATAACACGTTTTTCCAGCGACTTCCCAAAGTCACCGTCTATATAATCCAAAACCTACCATCCAACCTCTTCGTCATGGACATCACGGTGCACCATCAGGGTACACCCCATCAGCTCCAGCTTTCCGACTCGGCAACATTGCAAGATCTCTCCACCGAGATAGAACAAATCTTCGATATCCCCACGGACAATCAAAAGCTCTTGATATCCCCCAAACCTGGCATGCAAAAGGCGCCTTTCCCTCCCACTCcgctctcttctctcctggCACTCGACTCTCCCAAATTCAAAATCACCCTCCTCGGCACACCAGCCAAAGCCATCGCCGATCTACATCAACAATCCGAATCCACTCGCAAACGGCTCGAGGCGCGCGCGTCCGCGCTAGCCGCTGCCCGTCGCGCAAAGCACaagtcctcctcatcatccacatccactcGCACCAGCGGCATCCACACCCtatcatcctcatcatccaaCTATACCTTCCACCGCCTCCTCCCACTATCCTACCTCCCTCGCCCCGAACGATCCCTCGAGTTCCTCCAACGACTCCGCGACGACCCAGGCATCCGCGCCGCCATGGCCAAGCACAAATTCTCCGTCCCGCTCCTTACAGAAATGAACCCAGCCGAACACACGACCAGCGAATCCCGCACGTTGGGCCTCAATCGCAACAAAGGCGAAGTCATTGAGCTGCGGCTCCGCACAGATGCCTACGACGGATATCGCGATTACCGCACGATTCGCAAAACGCTCTGCCATGAACTGGCGCACTGTGTGTTTGGACCTCATGATCGGGACTTTTGGGACTTGACGGCGCAGATTGAGCGCGAGGTGGAGCGGGCGGATTGGAAAATGGGGGGTCAGCGGTTGACGGAGCAGGACTTTTATGATCCGGGGGATTGGGAGAGGGTGCAGAGTGGGGAGGAAGTGATTGATGAGCAGGGTTGGACGGGGGGCGAGTTTGTGTTGGGGGGATTGGGGGTGGATGAGGCTGGAGATGATGCgggacgaggaggaggatcgTTGACGAGGAGAGAGGTTCTTGCGcgggcggcggaggagagaatgcgaaaggagaattcgaagaagacgacggaGGATGCTTAGCGAGTTGTTTTTTCGGGATtgggagaaagggagaatagtggtgttttcttctttggggTTGCAGGATTATGTTTGTATTCAAGTTTTAggtttttgtttcttttttacCCCGTTGATACCCTAATGTTAAAGACTGCATGATACTTTTCACCTGTCGGGTTGGTGCATTGGAAATGACTATTCTTATCTATTTGTATTGGCATGCACGGTAGGCTTCCATTAGGTAGAATTGAACTTGGTCTTTACAAGTCTAGATTACCAGCAGACACTCTTGACAGCTTTGATAAGATTATGAATGAGAAACCCTCCATGGCCCGGGTCTCAGCAACCCGAGTCTTCAAAAAGCGACCAGTCTACCTCATTCTCAACCCCTACAGGTCTGAGCCAAGATGACCCGGCAAATCCAATTATAGACATAGAAGGAAGTAACTTCGGGCAATCACCGCGTAGCATCATTTGGATGGTAATTCAACGCCCCATTCTCATTTTTGGCGGGGAGGATTATCAACAGATTAAATTACATTCATGACATGACTTATTACAACTGCTCGTTGACAAACAAACCAGCCATACCCTGGCCAGTACCAATGCACATGCTGGTCACCAaaaccttcttcttcgtccggCGAGCCTCACTCAGCACGGTGGCGATCTGACGAGCACCGGTGGCTCCGAGCGGGTGGCCCAGAGCGATGGCACCACCGCGCGGGTTGACCTTGGCGTGGTCCAGGCCCAGGTTCTGGACACAGTAGACAGCCATCGAGGCAAAGGCCTCGTTGATCTCGAAGATGTCAATGTCGCTCTTGTCAAGGTTAAACTTGCTGAGCAACTTGGGGATGGCAGCGGTGGGGCCGATACCCATCACGCGGGGAGGCACACCGGCGACGGTGGCGCCGCAGAACTTGGCCAGGATGGGCTGGTTGAGCTCAATGGCCTTGGAGCGCTTCATCAAGAGAACAGCAGCGGCTATTGGTGATGAGAGTTTTGAATTAGCGTCAATGTCGAGTGTGGTCAAGAAACACCGCTGGGGATagctttgttttttttacTTACCACCGTCGGTAACCTGGCTGGAGTTTCCACCGGTGGACCGATCACCGAATTGAGGGAAGGCAGGGCGAATCTTCGACAGAGACTCAAAGGTGGTTCCGGGACGAATACCGTCATCCCGAGTCAGAGTGACCTGGTGCACCTCACCGGTCTTGGGGTCCTTGACCTTGGTGGTGATAGGGGCGATCTCATCATCGAACCAACCGGCCTTCTGAGCAGCCTCGGCACGGCGGAACGACTCCGCGGCGTATCGGTCCTGCTGCTCACGGGTGATACCAAAGTCCTTGCCAACATTCTCCGAGGTCTGACCCATGGGCTGCATGCAGTCGGCAGCCTCCTGGTTACGGAGGACCTCCTCGTTGAAGGGCTGGTCGAGACGGTCACCAGGGCCGGACATGAGCTCAGCACCCATGGCGATACCGATCTCGATAGACCCCATGGAGATCTGGTTGGCAATATCCTGCACAGCCTTGAGACCAGACGAGCAGAATCGGTTCACTGATGAGGCACCGGCGGTGTAAGGAATTCCAGCAGCCAGCGACGCAGCGCGGACCATATAGGCGGCCTTGGCCTCATTGACCTAGGAACAATATGAGCGATCTATTCAGGGATCAAAAACAAGACATTCAAGTGATCATACATTACCAAGGCACACATCCTCAATCAGGGCGGGGTCAATCTTCGACCTGGAGAGAGTCTCCTTCAGCAGCGCATATACCATGTAGTCCAACTCGGTGTCCTTGAATCCACCCTTGCGAGCCTTAGTCAAAGGTGTGCGCAGAGAAAGTGTGATAACAACATCGTCGGGGTTCTTCTGGGTACTGATGACATTATTAGCTTTTTGTGAAGACTTTCAGCTGCCCGAAAGGCGGCGcggagttttttttttgctcacATAGCGTTGAGTCCACTTCCGGAGCCCTTGAGGTGGCTCAGGATGGAGCTTAAACGGTCTGCGGCCATTGTGAAGTGAGTTTTGAGGGGCTGCTGTAAGAGCAGCAGTCAGTAAAGTGGTCACAAAGAGCTTTCGGGCGCAGTGGCTGGAAACGAATTGTCCACAAGTATCGAGTATTGCGGGGGAACACTCCGAGGGGCGATTGCACACAGCGCGGTGAAGTTGTCACGGAGCTGCGATGATCCACAGTCCAGCTGGAAAAGGCGTACTTACTTATCGAGTGATATAGAACAGGTATTGcagaagagaagggaagtGAGAGAGGAGAACGAGGAGAGAATGAAGTCAAGAAGTAGGAACGTGGAAAGGCGGAGACCCGCTGAGCTTCGACCGAAAGTGCCGAGGCAACTTGGGAGTACCTGGGGCTGGCCGCGGAGTTAGCCATCCGGGTACCCGAGACACAATATCTTGCATATATCTCCGCAGATTGAAAGTACCGGATACTTTATAACCGTTTGCCTGCGGGTCTCTCCACAATTTGGGGAAACGTGCCTAGGCTTTTTCTCGGGCCTCAAATACTTTTCTGATCTAACCGCGCAAGCGGCGCCCTACGAGAAACGACGACTGACATTCTAGGCCAGTCAAGCAGAAGGCTCAAATTAGAGTGGCAGGACTCTGCGCCTGTCACAGATCCGGTACACCAGGCGCAAGCATGCGTGAACATTCAAATGATGAACCTCGATCGTTTATTGGATGAACATGCTTGT
This genomic window from Penicillium oxalicum strain HP7-1 chromosome III, whole genome shotgun sequence contains:
- a CDS encoding Ubiquitin and WLM domain-containing metalloprotease is translated as MDITVHHQGTPHQLQLSDSATLQDLSTEIEQIFDIPTDNQKLLISPKPGMQKAPFPPTPLSSLLALDSPKFKITLLGTPAKAIADLHQQSESTRKRLEARASALAAARRAKHKSSSSSTSTRTSGIHTLSSSSSNYTFHRLLPLSYLPRPERSLEFLQRLRDDPGIRAAMAKHKFSVPLLTEMNPAEHTTSESRTLGLNRNKGEVIELRLRTDAYDGYRDYRTIRKTLCHELAHCVFGPHDRDFWDLTAQIEREVERADWKMGGQRLTEQDFYDPGDWERVQSGEEVIDEQGWTGGEFVLGGLGVDEAGDDAGRGGGSLTRREVLARAAEERMRKENSKKTTEDA
- a CDS encoding 3-ketoacyl-CoA thiolase, peroxisomal; amino-acid sequence: MAADRLSSILSHLKGSGSGLNAITQKNPDDVVITLSLRTPLTKARKGGFKDTELDYMVYALLKETLSRSKIDPALIEDVCLGNVNEAKAAYMVRAASLAAGIPYTAGASSVNRFCSSGLKAVQDIANQISMGSIEIGIAMGAELMSGPGDRLDQPFNEEVLRNQEAADCMQPMGQTSENVGKDFGITREQQDRYAAESFRRAEAAQKAGWFDDEIAPITTKVKDPKTGEVHQVTLTRDDGIRPGTTFESLSKIRPAFPQFGDRSTGGNSSQVTDGAAAVLLMKRSKAIELNQPILAKFCGATVAGVPPRVMGIGPTAAIPKLLSKFNLDKSDIDIFEINEAFASMAVYCVQNLGLDHAKVNPRGGAIALGHPLGATGARQIATVLSEARRTKKKVLVTSMCIGTGQGMAGLFVNEQL